The genome window GATGGATACCTGCGGTGTAGAGATGATATTGATAGGCGATTCACTGGGTATGGTTTGCCAGGGGCATAACTCCACCTTGCCGGTAACCATAGAAGACGTCGCTTATCACACTGCCTGCGTGGCCCGCGGTTCCAAGACAGCGTTCGTCATGTCCGACATGCCATTCGGTTCCTATGCAACCAAGGAAGAAGCCTTCAAAAATGCTGTCAAGCTGGTACAGGCCGGTGCCCAAATGGTCAAGATAGAAGGCGGCGCATGGATGGCGGACACCGTACGCTTTTTGACCGAACGTGCGATCCCGGTTATGGTGCATCTGGGCCTGACGCCGCAATTCGTACACCAGTTTGGTGGTTACAAAGTGCAGGGCAAGACAGCCGAAGCGGCTGAAAAAATGAAAAGCGAGGCACTGCTGCTACAGGAAGCCGGCGCCGACATGTTATTACTGGAAGCCATTCCCGCCTCGCTCGGCAAAGAACTTACAGAACTGGTCAAGATGCCGACTATCGGCATCGGTGCGGGTCCTGATTGCTCCGGCCAGGTATTGGTATTGCACGACTACATCAATGTCTTCCCCGGCAAGAAAGCGCGCTTCGTGCGCAACTTCATGGAAGGCCAGACCAGCATAGAAGGTGCCACGCGCGCCTATGTTGCCGCCGTCAAGGATGGT of Janthinobacterium sp. Marseille contains these proteins:
- the panB gene encoding 3-methyl-2-oxobutanoate hydroxymethyltransferase, whose amino-acid sequence is MSSYLQEARTKAVTIPSLLAMKERGEKITMLTAYDASFASMMDTCGVEMILIGDSLGMVCQGHNSTLPVTIEDVAYHTACVARGSKTAFVMSDMPFGSYATKEEAFKNAVKLVQAGAQMVKIEGGAWMADTVRFLTERAIPVMVHLGLTPQFVHQFGGYKVQGKTAEAAEKMKSEALLLQEAGADMLLLEAIPASLGKELTELVKMPTIGIGAGPDCSGQVLVLHDYINVFPGKKARFVRNFMEGQTSIEGATRAYVAAVKDGSFPAPEHCF